GAGGAGATAGAGCTGGCAGAAGTTTACGTAAACATTCAATTCTTatctgacaaaaaaaagacaaatagatggGAAACAAGCAATACACCAAACTAGCCACTCTGGTTCATGCAAAGAGCCACTGTTTGCATGAACAGCTGGCTGGGTTAAGGGACAGCCACTGCCCCCAGACACAGCCAGCTGTTACGGAGTACATCCCCCAATGAGttaaatatattacaaacatttGTCACAAATTTCTGCCAAATCATCATTGCCCAATATATTTTACTGCATAGACTTTAAACTTTATTTCAATCACATCCACATTTCATTCTCTTTGACATCCTCATTCTAGTCATGATTTGACTGTGATTAAATTGGTTTAGCATtaagaaattgtaaaaatataatgctACACAAGCCACATGCATCAGTTAAGCCTAATCTACAATTGTCTACTTTACCAATAAGCCCTTTCATTAAAATGTCAAGGCAGGTATCACCTAATTAACTAAATCAGTTACTATAAAACACTCTACTGTAGGATCCCACTGCACTCCCACTGGCATTCTACAAGACTCACTTTAGGACTCTCTGGACTGGTTTGATGAGGACTGATCTCATGTCCATTAGCTGAATCTTGTGCTGCTGAAGTTCCTGCAACACCCACTGCAAGAAGGCTGCAGGTCCTGGATCTTCTATATACTGTAATAGTGAGTTTCATGAAATGAGAATCAAATTAATTCCAGGTGTTTTCCATAATCCATCTTTTCCTTACAAGCTTATGACCTTTTATGTTTAATCTCACTTAGAGGTTGTAAATTTGTGCTCAAATTTGTGCAAGTCATGGTAAGTCTCTTGCTGGTATGTCACATAGTAATCAAAAAGCAGTGTTAAAGTTGAAAAAAGTTATTGTTGGcacagaaaatgaagaggaaaagggaggggtgtTGGAGGGCAAGACAGAGGTGGTCAGAGATGGCAAGTACAGGAGATATGAAGGAGCGAGAAAGACTGatagagggagacgaagagagggaggggagagggggaaaagagtgggaaaagggagaaaaggagggagggagaaaggaggagagagagagagagagagagagagagagagagagagagagagagagagagagagaggagagaggagagaagagagagagagaagagagagagagaaagagagagaagagagagaaagagagaagagagagagaaagagagaggagagaagagagagagagagagagaggagagagagagagagagcaaataagaggaggagagagagagaaggatgagagaggagggagataaaggagggtgagatggaaagagataggggagatagagagatatagggaggagggagagaaagaaataacagaatTTCCAGTGTGAAACAACATCTATCATGCTCCATGATAACAATACTGTTAcataattcagttttttttgtctACTCAAACACTCCTAATGTTTTAATAATTACTTCAGTTTCAAATCTATTTGCTTTGCTGGGCAGGCTAATTCCCCTAAGGGAGTAACCCATATAATTATGATTTCAATGAAGGACAATAATTCAGCTCATTTTTGTGATTCCTAAGGTTGTGCCTTTCATCAACCTAGCAAAATCCATGAGCATCACATACCTTCTTTAACAGAGGCTCTGCAGCAACATTATGGTTGGAACAATATGCCTTGTACACCTCACACATTTCATCGGCACAGTTCAGGAATACCTGCCCTACCATCAGTTCTTCATCTTTGTGGTAGGCAACCTTATCTAGCTCTGACAAGAATTTCTTTGCCACAACTACAACCTGAAAAATGTATTGTTGCATTTTCTTAAAACCTTAATGGGGCAAAAAACAAATGAGACAAGATATCAAATTATCCTTTATTATACTaaacattatcaattatttaaaaaactcaGAACTTCTATCCATTAACAGAAAATACCATACAAAACACAATACTCTACCTCAGTACAGAAGACACATTGAAACCTAGAATTCTAACACAAACACAAGAGCTTCCAGTATTCTGAAGTAAGATTATTGTAACTAATGTTGAAAATGGTGAGAGCAAAAAAGAATAACATCCCACTGTAGGGTATGGGTATGGGATGAATGTTACCATGTTATGTACTTGTTCAAAATATTCTAAAAATGCAATACAGAAATGGTATTTATATATCTTGCACTGACTTGCACATATTCCAGTAccctacaacacaacacacctgaCTAATGTTCCCCATAAGGGTTTTGATATCGACCATCTGAGACTCCTTCTGTGAGGAGGCCAGATGGATCACCTGGATGAGCGCCTCAAGGTCATGGATGTACTCATACTCTGTTGTCACCATCTCTTGCACCAGCTCATGGCGATGGTTCGATCTTCTCTGGGGGTTGTAAGGGAAGGGAATAATGTATGTTACAGATAACagtacaaaaagatatataaattctgTCTGTATCTTTACTGGAATTAAcaaagatatctatatctatgaatctgtcttcatattttcaaaatcaaCTGTGAAACTTTCATAatatcgatgaaaaaaaaattaatctgcaACTAGCACTGCATAATCTACATTCACATAAAAAGGAATCACACCAGCACACCTAATTGTTAGTCATCTCTGCAACAACGTAATCAAATTGTAACTCACCTCCAAGGCAGCAGCTGCCTTTTCTGCATCTTCCTCAGCAGATGCTGTGGTGCCTTCACCTATTTTGTTTGCTttgtcatcaacatcaacacTTGCAGCATCCAACCCCTCTTCTGCTTGAAGTGACTTGTGCTCCTTACTCACATGCAAATCTAAATGGATGAGAGACTAATCATGATGAGTATGAAagaaattatttgaaaaagaaaaaataaagagcttTCTAATCATTTACACTATGTACTTTCAATTTTAACTTGAATTATTTAGATTACCTTAATTAATCCAAAACCTCTAGTTTCCACAGCAGTTCATATTTACagccttttacttttttcttattgacTAGAATCAAAGAATCCATGGAGAGAAGGCTAGTAGGTTCCTCACCGTCAGGAGGCAGAGAGTAGTACTCCTCCAGTTCCTCATCCTTTTCAAAAACCTTTGGTGGCGGAGGTGGTGCTGGCCTCTGAGGAGTCAGAGCAGGTGTGATGCTTTCATTGGCCAAgccttaaaagaaataaattgttCAACAGTAATActgaacattattatttataatgcaCAAACTCAATAAACCTATCTTAACCATTTAATACTGGGACTGCATGAAAAATATACTGTACTGTTACCTGTTTGTTCCACTCCCACATTTTTTATGTAGAATAAATTTTGGctttttgttacaattatcacTGTAAGcaacattacatcatcatcatcatcatcatcatcatcatcatcatcatcatcatcatcatcatcatcataacaataacaataacaataacaataacaataacaataacaataataataacaataataataataataacaataacaataacaataacaataacaataacaataacaacaacaacaacacaacaacaacaatgataacattaataataataataatatcaataatgatattaattataatgctaatgatattaacCCAAAGACTATGGATTTATGTACTGTTCCctgtattttttgtgaattttgttacatacagatggctccacaaatgtTGAGCCTGCAAGAATTTTATCAGtatccccattccttgaaattgcaggaaaatgtgtttttctttctaatactattgatattaatactgttattatactgatattatgactaattaaattattaaaattttggtaacattaaagacaattaaataatccaaaagaaaatttccaaaaatcaaggaaaagggtaaacaggtgagagagGTAGGACTAATacctgactccttggtgactaagcacttgtagaaccATCTATATGGTAAATACAATAAGTTaatttatattacagtgggcatggcatatattcttgccatccatgcctattagattaatgataataatatcaataataataatgttaatcatgttaatcaaaaaagaaattaaaatacagTTTTATCACAAAAATGGGTAGTAATGGAGTACACAGGCGAGGTGAAGCAAACTTACTAAGAGACTTGCAAAACCATCTTTGAGTGAACAAGATCATTAAAATAAAACCACAGGGAACAGTGCATATACCTAATTTTAGGAGGTAAATAAAAATCATTCCAATTGAATCTTGCATTCTTACCTGATGAGTAACTATTTTCACTAACACTTGAGATGTCATCTGGAAAGGCTGCACTGTTGGCACTATCTCCCCTTGTCAGGCTTGTCCCCTTTTCTAACTTCTGTATTCTCGGCTTCTCTGACGGCTTTCCAATGAGTCGCGGCTTCTGTACTTGTGAGTATATTGGTTCTTCTGTGACTGTTGAATGCTTGTCTTCCCTTACAGCAGTTTCAGGAGGAGACACTGCAATACTTTCTGACACAACTGACTTTGTGGAGTCTGACTTGTTGACTCTCGTCCTTGGAGGGACTGGAGGAAGGATCATGGTTCGAGGGGCTGCCACTGGTGCCACCTTGTCCTCTAAAGACATCTGCACATTTGTTGGTGTGCTGGGTGTGCATGGTGTGGTTGGAGAGGAAGACGGTTGAACTACTGGAGGTGTAGACATTCTTCTCAAATCTACTGTCTCTGTAACTACTGTGTTTCCATCAGTGGAAGACTTTTTATTCACTCTAGAAGACATATTAGGCACAGAGAGAGGCCTTGCAGGTGCTTTCCTGACAACCTGAATTTTGTTTATGCTTTCATTCTGAATGCTCTCCCTCTCACTGAACacactctctccactcttcttctCCAGAGGGCTAATATTGCTGCGCAGAGTGACATCCAGTGATGCTATGTTCTTGGCCAGCTCTTGGTCAACCTCTTTGGTCTTGATAGACCCAAAGTCATCTTTCTTATAGGAACGACGGTTTCCCGGAGCATTGTAGGGTGAGGAACTTCTTGACCTAGCCTGCTCTACATCTTGGCTGGGCAGGCGGGACATTCTCTCAGCAGCAGGCTCTGAAGTCAAGCTAAGAGACAGACTCGCTGGGGCCACTGTTTGCTCTTGCAAACCCTCTACTAACATATGGAGGTAATTCCTAGGGCACATACCTTTTGAACCATTTGTGTTCTCTACAATTACCCAATCATCATTAACAAACTTTAGAATCTTAAGGATATCTCCCTTGACCATTGAAACATCCCCTGATTCTGAAGGCTTGAAATCATAAGCTGCTTGTGCATGGCCCAGGTAAACTGTCTGAGGCAAGCCTTCAGAACGCAAGAGGAACATTTCCTCCTCACTGTGTAGGCAATTTACTATGATATCTACATATGACGTGGGGAATATTCCATTGGCTTCTCCAATTCGGCCAAGAGTCCAGTGTGAATCAATGTGTTTAATGAGGTGAATTATATCACCCTTTTTGAAGGTAAGTTCATTTGGGTACTGGGCACTGAAAGAAAATACAGCCCGACCATAAGGCTCAATACCCGTGTTGTCTTCATTATATCCTGGTGAAGCAAGGGAGTTGTAATCCTTCAACAGACTGTTGTTATTACGACTCAGGATTTTTTCTCCCCCAGAGTCTTCCAGCAAGTTCTGAGAGAAGTAACTCTCCACCTTTTTCGAAATTGAGTTAACCCTGTTTAGTTCATCCAGCTCCTGAGCACTGGCTAAGGCACTAGGTGTGGTAAGGTCTTCAAGAGTTCCTGTATCCCAAGAGCCCAAATTCTCATACCTGCTTCCTGTGGCAATGAGATCCACACTTTTGCTCTCTTGCCTCACATTCAATTCTGCAAATGCAGGGGAGGCACTGGCTTCACTCAAAGGGGGTGTCATAAACTGTGTTTGACCTATAGTGGACGAGGCTATGTTTCTCTCTGACTTTGAAGAAGTATAGATGCTGGGCATGTTCTGCTTGAAGTAATCATCATCaaatatgtcatcatcatcatctgcttcCCCTGACACAGTCTTCCAGTAAGAAGATGTGTTAGAGAGCTTCACTGGGGCATCTCTCACCTGGTCTACCAGATTTGATGTTGGCCTATTCTGTTTACTCTCACCAGTGCTTGGAGGCAGAAAGCTATAACTGACAGGCTTGTTATAGTCCATGTTTGTCTCTATACTTTCCTTTGATGCAGGGGGGGAGGGCCTGCTGTAATCATCAGAATGAAACTCTGTTAAAGTCGAACTGTCACTGGGCTTTGTGGCACTCTGGGGTTCTTGGTACGGAGTTAAGGACGAAGGCACTGAATTCTCTTCAACAATCTCCACAAAGCTGGCTGGCAATATTCCTGTTTCCCCATTGGATTCTCCCCTGCCAATGGAATGAGGAATAAAAGCTCACTGTTCATTCAAGTTCCAGGAGTATTTTGAGATCACCTTCCTAACATTTCAAAGCCCAAACCCTGAAGTATAACTAAAACTAATTTCAACCAGGCAAAATGCATGACCAGACATACTAATAaatgcatttattaaaaaaaattgtttcctctTAAAAATAAACTAAGGATATTTTAATCTCCTGGAAATAGCAAGGACTAAAAAAGTTACCAAACATCtttcacaaatacaaatattcaaAAGATACAAAAGGtcaacaatataaaaagaaaaggaaattaagaaatctgtataatatgtacattataaaTGACAttgccaatctctctctctctctctctctctctctctctctctctctctctctctctctctctctctctctctctctctatatagatagatagatagatagatagatagatagatagatagatagatatagatagaaagatagatagatagatagatagatagatagatagatagatagatagatagatagataatatatatatatatatatatatataatatatatatatatataatatatattatataacataaaacaatatatatatgtgaaacatataaatatatatatatatatatataactaatatatatatataatatatatatatatatatatatacatatatatatatatatatacatatatatatatatattatatatatatatatatatatatatatatatatatatatatatatatatatatatatatatatatataatatatatatataaatatatgtgtctatctatatatatatatatatatatatatatatatatattatatatatatataatgataatatatatatatatattatgaatattttataacacatatatatatatatgatatatatattacacacacacacacacacacacacacacacacacacacacacacaatatatatattatatatatatatatatatatatatatatgtgtgtgtgtgtatatatataatatatcatatatatgtatatatatatcatatatcatatatgtgtatatatatatcatatatcatatatgtgtatatatatatcatatattatatatttatttttaaaatttattatatatataaaaaataataatttatatgtatattatttataatatgtatatatattatataatatatatataatatatgtatgtaaaaattttaattataaattaataatacatataatatatgtatataatattaaaaatttcccatatatattacatataaaatatatgatcatttatatacatattataatttattaaatatatatatattttaaaatatattttaaaatatatatataaaaaaataaaatttatatatattaatatatagatagatagataaattattataataaatattaaaaaaatttaaatataaaaaatatatgtcatatatatatattatatctgatataacatatatatatgtgtgtagtatatatatatataattattaaaatatatatataatatttatattatataaatatatatatatataatatatatatataataatataattcatatataatataatatatataatttaatatatataaaattacagtatataatattttatatatagatattatagaaaattgaatataattgtatatcaattatatattatatatatattatatatatatataatttttactaatatatatatataataataatagatatatatagcaaatgaatatatatgttataatatataaaattatatattataaatatatataattattaatatattttaatttaaaatttaaataaaatNNNNNNNNNNNNNNNNNNNNNNNNNNNNNNNNNNNNNNNNNNNNNNNNNNNNNNNNNNNNNNNNNNNNNNNNNNNNNNNNNNNNNNNNNNNNNNNNNNNNACATACAAATTCGATCAATCTAGCCAAGCATAGAAGATGGGCACGGAATGAAGTTAAAACATTACACAAACTCGAATCAATCTAGCCAAGCATAGAAATGGGCCGGAATGAAGTTAATACGTAATGGGTAGCGCGGGTGAGTTGAAAGCTTAAAGGCCCCGGAGCTGTACAGTTAGGTCAGCATTCGAGATCAGGAATTGTTGATGGAATATTTAAAGCGAATATTCCCCTAAGGATAATCGTGTGCATctctgtgtgtgcacacgcatacactctCAGACATTTACaaatatgcttgtatatataatatgtatatatatatgtatatatatatatatatatatatatatatatatatatatatatatatatatatgtataatatataatatatatatatatatatatatatatatataaatatatatatatatatatatatatatatatatatatatatatatatatatatatatatatatatgtatatgtatatatatatatatatatatatatatatatatatatatatatatatatatatatatttttttttttttttttttttttttttttttttttttttttttttttttttttttttttcaacagtatagactcatgtttgagcggccgtggtcacagcatgatattattgtagttttcatgtggtgatgctcttggagtgagtacgtggtagggtccccagttcctttccaaagagagtgccggtgttaccttttaggtaatcattctctctattttattttatgtatacacacacacatacatacacacatcttttttatatatatatatatatatatatatatatatatatatatatatatatatacatatatatatatatatatatgtatatatatatatatatatatatatatatatatatatatatatatatatatatatatatatatatatatatatacacacacacacacacacacacacacacacacacacacacacacacacacacacacacacacacacacacacacacacacacacacaaacacacacacaaacacacaaacacacaaacacacaaacacacaaacacacacacacaaacacatacacacacacacacacacacacatatatatatatatatatatatatatatatatatatatatatatatatatatatatatatatattatatgaaatgggTTTCTGGTTTCTGTAggagaaaatatggaaaaaaaatatttcaccttaaaaaagagaaaaaaggatctGGCGCATgaccatataaaaacaaaacaaagcaaaacacacacacacacacacacacacacaaaacacacaaagaaatgcacacaaacaaacgcacacaagcaaacgcacacaaacacacacgcacacgcacacacacaaaagaaaatgtGCAAATTGATATGAAGGACtgaattttatagataaaattataaggTCTGTCTTTTTAAGCAAGATTTCGCCTTTGTGTGATTTCCTATTGGGTAGCATTACACGAAGATGCTGATCACAACATACTAATATTCACTAAGATATGGCATTATTTTCCCACAAAGTGCCAATGTGCTTCAATTGACCATGACAGTGTTAGCGATGCTTTGGAACTGCCTGTGATAACCATATGTACAGCAGCTAGCAATGTGATGTATGCTGAAAAATAGATTTTGAAGGTATTTGAGTCTTTTCATTGGTTCCTTTATTGTTTCTACTCTGCTTTTAAGAGAAGAAACAAATCAGGATGATTTCTCTAATTCTCTGCTAACTGTTGACAAAAGTGATACAGGGCCACAGCTTTAGAACCTGGGCTTGCATCCTTTTAAAAGCATTGTTAAGGCTATTTGGAATAGTGCTATTAGgagcatctctctctttctcctctctctgtaatTCAGGCCATGATGTACGCATCAATAATGTTCCCGGCTCAGAAATGTTCTGCACAAGTCACGGTTACCAAACTTTTCCAGGCTGGAACCCCCTTGGCTTCCAAGTGGATTTCTAACAACCCCCCTCATACACTTGcgaatacctctctctctccctccccctccccccttttctccttctctctccccttttctccttctctctccccattttctccctcgccctctctccctccctctctccttccctctctccctccctctctgcttccctctctccctccctctctccctccctctctccctccctctctccttccctctctccctccctctctccttccctctctccttccctctctccctccctctctcttccctctctccctctccccatctcgtctagcaatcttgctgacgcgttcaaatccctcgcca
This genomic interval from Penaeus monodon isolate SGIC_2016 chromosome 37, NSTDA_Pmon_1, whole genome shotgun sequence contains the following:
- the LOC119596364 gene encoding dynamin-binding protein-like (The sequence of the model RefSeq protein was modified relative to this genomic sequence to represent the inferred CDS: added 527 bases not found in genome assembly); protein product: MKAGDVCRCINDFTGMSSDELTVYKNDIVQIHSVVDRHWMEAEGGGAIGRVPSSILVQVDLPPHPLNLPLFVASAEFFPAQAGDLGLARGDFVIGLNPVDESWWCGELNGKKGIFPRNFVWQINTDIMEMSDTQEKQVNMKARVMMSIRAQLPEELNLYAGDIIRITHVIDKDWFRGESNGETGILPASFVEIVEENSVPSSLTPYQEPQSATKPSDSSTLTEFHSDDYSRPSPPASKESIETNMDYNKPVSYSFLPPSTGESKQNRPTSNLVDQVRDAPVKLSNTSSYWKTVSGEADDDDDIFDDDYFKQNMPSIYTSSKSERNIASSTIGQTQFMTPPLSEASASPAFAELNVRQESKSVDLIATGSRYENLGSWDTGTLEDLTTPSALASAQELDELNRVNSISKKVESYFSQNLLEDSGGEKILSRNNNSLLKDYNSLASPGYNEDNTGIEPYGRAVFSFSAQYPNELTFKKGDIIHLIKHIDSHWTLGRIGEANGIFPTSYVDIIVNCLHSEEEMFLLRSEGLPQTVYLGHAQAAYDFKPSESGDVSMVKGDILKILKFVNDDWVIVENTNGSKGMCPRNYLHMLVEGLQEQTVAPASLSLSLTSEPAAERMSRLPSQDVEQARSRSSSPYNAPGNRRSYKKDDFGSIKTKEVDQELAKNIASLDVTLRSNISPLEKKSGESVFSERESIQNESINKIQVVRKAPARPLSVPNMSSRVNKKSSTDGNTVVTETVDLRRMSTPPVVQPSSSPTTPCTPSTPTNVQMSLEDKVAPVAAPRTMILPPVPPRTRVNKSDSTKSVVSESIAVSPPETAVREDKHSTVTEEPIYSQVQKPRLIGKPSEKPRIQKLEKGTSLTRGDSANSAAFPDDISSVSENSYSSGLANESITPALTPQRPAPPPPPKVFEKDEELEEYYSLPPDDLHVSKEHKSLQAEEGLDAASVDVDDKANKIGEGTTASAEEDAEKAAAALERRSNHRHELVQEMVTTEYEYIHDLEALIQVIHLASSQKESQMVDIKTLMGNISQVVVVAKKFLSELDKVAYHKDEELMVGQVFLNCADEMCEVYKAYCSNHNVAAEPLLKKYIEDPGPAAFLQWVLQELQQHKIQLMDMRSVLIKPVQRVLKYPLFLDRLVSETPMGHPDFKDLTEAKTRMANVAKDINEYTKRLDLINKYRAGGDQSLQSKMQRVSMHSVVKKSARISAMVSEMLGIMSQTKDPEFDEEVAKFRCVQKAAQTMAQDVIFLLQAVIARHKAEMDISRSLAAILLQAAATPEMESIQRVTHDTCNRLIKMFDSFIQQRVIQPAKQLVNLCEVPERLIQKRYHKMLDYDNAQYKLDKNKDATKTRILEEELSQMKGTYEALNTQLMMELPILTRCGSEVLSLATRSLVAARMYLQGHLAKLYLQLAQIPGLSDTGEEDMLAQFRVKYLQQMGEFRQLSFIPADTLQKTLPRAKQRSRKSTDISANKKETPEATRKKVLNSYPANLVYVVTEVHTPAEVMELTLYPGDHVALLKNKDPLGRTDRWFIDDGDNKGFVRASSLRPLQGYDSRVPPSASQPSTLPSSAQPSAPVISRPSTLPRAAPTPPLPERPPRYEDLFPGASAAAVAPRALSQAPTSMLFHPPQQTPPPHYPNQQSDQGAFPLPNKGGCQELTARGPYYTRVVESEYYAPPLERQQSNEYNSPVAEENNIYEEIDQVSEASAQKKDSKEPDESPIYEVIKDGQLVEEATYCNTDQDTLPEAEAEEFPFYYALYNFGGSDNTQLNLVAGQVVLVLHAKSSDWWFVEDRTGHQGYVPASYLTKYS